Sequence from the Brachionichthys hirsutus isolate HB-005 unplaced genomic scaffold, CSIRO-AGI_Bhir_v1 contig_286, whole genome shotgun sequence genome:
tttccatacatGATTTGGGCACTGAAAAGGAACTTAAATGTGTTTCAGCCTTTTTCTCGCCACTCTGTCACTAATGCACACTTACACAATGATCCCGTGCATGGAGGAAGTCAAAGAGTTCTTCTGTACATTCCTCAGTAGTGTTTGATCTGGAACCAACCCGGGCGTCGCAGCTCTCCAGACGCTCCTTCGTGTGCACACAATGTTCGGTCTGCTCGCATTTTGCTCGTATCGTTTCTAGTGGGTCCTGAGAAGGACAGAAGTCCAATGTAGGAAATCATTATTATGAATGCGGCATCAAaaaccattaaaataatcatgtcagaCATTTGTTTggcacagcaacacaacagctTGAAAGAACTTGTAATATTAACTAATCAGAAGTAAAAGGTCATCAAATTCACACTCGATAGACTAATACAATGAATAAAAATAGGGAACACAATGGAGAGTACTTTTTACAGTGACAAACATACCaccatctcttcttcctcttcttcctcctcctcctgctctccctcttcctcc
This genomic interval carries:
- the LOC137917115 gene encoding cytochrome b-c1 complex subunit 6, mitochondrial-like, which gives rise to MATAENRSMGVVEGWERGNEREKLRLQFVIWIKLINCQFLLTIDKEGDPRAEEEEGEQEEEEEEEEEMVDPLETIRAKCEQTEHCVHTKERLESCDARVGSRSNTTEECTEELFDFLHARDHCVAHKLFHQVK